One Glycine max cultivar Williams 82 chromosome 6, Glycine_max_v4.0, whole genome shotgun sequence DNA segment encodes these proteins:
- the LOC100791676 gene encoding YlmG homolog protein 2, chloroplastic-like: protein MAANDSSTEIDTKKLSNCWGNAQMPFALPTLLSSPPQHLHTSFTTAADNFFRFLHSLASHNSFLNKILSLPSEFHTLCVQIGKQRNVRLVSGHNFAAVLPGDSVAGLVVANGVLNFLNIYNTLLIVRLVLTWFPNTPPSIVSPLSTICDPYLNIFRGLIPPLGGTLDLSPILAFLVLNAFTSTASALPAELPVTEQSKQGLAAPLHSTNLTTSQKKWLTRFQGNRSRTSGADAK from the exons ATGGCTGCCAACGACTCGTCCACCGAGATTGATACTAAGAAGCTTTCGAATTGTTGGGGAAATGCTCAAATGCCCTTTGCACTCCCCACTCTCCTCTCTTCACCACCCCAACACCTCCACACATCATTCACCACTGCCGCTGACAATTTTTTCAGATTTCTACACTCCCTTGCTTCTCATAACTCTTTCCTCAACAAAATTCTCTCTCTCCCCTCCGAATTTCACACCCTTTGCGTGCAG ATTGGGAAGCAAAGGAACGTGAGGTTGGTTTCTGGTCATAATTTCGCTGCCGTTTTGCCTGGGGATTCGGTGGCAGGGCTGGTGGTGGCGAATGGGGTTCTGAATTTCTTGAACATTTACAACACTTTGCTCATTGTCAGGCTTGTTTTGACATGGTTTCCCAACACTCCTCCTTCCATTGTTAGTCCTCTCAG CACCATATGTGACCCATACCTGAACATATTCCGTGGACTTATTCCCCCTCTGGGAGGAACGCTGGATCTCTCTCCCATCCTAGCATTCTTGGTCCTAAATGCCTTCACCAGCACTGCTTCTGCACTCCCTGCTGAGCTTCCAGTCACAGAACAATCCAAACAAGGCCTTGCAGCACCATTGCACTCCACTAACCTTACTACTTCACAGAAGAAATGGTTGACACGGTTTCAAGGGAACAGGTCAAGGACATCTGGTGCTGATGCTAAATAG
- the HMA8 gene encoding chloroplast copper-translocating HMA8 P-ATPase, which translates to MATHLFRLPLFSQPKLSFNHTPNHALHFISPLPAKRHRTRNRHRRRILRPPFSVSNSFGTEIGSPEFSLLQSRREAKDSPVLLDVTGMMCGACVSRVKNILSADDRVDSVVVNMLTETAAVKLRRIEEEPASVAESLALRLSDCGFPTKRRASSSGVTENVRKWKELVKKKEELVVKSRSRVAFAWTLVALCCGSHASHIFHSLGIHIAHGPLMEILHSSYLKGGLALGSLLGPGRELLFDGLNAFKKGSPNMNSLVGFGSVAAFIISSISLLNPGLAWDASFFDEPVMLLGFVLLGRSLEEKARIQASSDMNELLSLISTQSRLVITSTEGSPSTDTVLCSDAICVEVPTDDIRVGDSVLVLPGETIPIDGTVISGRSVIDESMLTGESLPVFKEKGLTVSAGTINWDGPLRIEASSTGSNTMISKIVRMVEDAQSREAPVQRLADSIAGPFVYSVMTLSAATFAFWYFVGSHIFPDVLLNDIAGPEGDPLLLSLKLSVDVLVVSCPCALGLATPTAILVGTSLGARKGLLIRGGDVLERLAGINYIALDKTGTLTKGKPVVSAISSILYGESEILRLAAAVEKTASHPIAKAIVNKAESLELVLPVTKGQLVEPGFGTLAEVDGHLIAVGSLEWVHERFQTRANPSDLTNLENSLMNHSLNTTSSKYSKTVVYVGREGEGIIGAIAISDTVREDAESTITRLKQKGIKTVLLSGDREEAVATVADTVGIENDFVKASLSPQQKSGFISSLKAAGHHVAMVGDGINDAPSLAVADVGIALQNEAQENAASDAASIILLGNKISQVVDALDLAQATMGKVYQNLCWAVAYNVVAIPIAAGVLLPHFDFAMTPSLSGGLMALSSIFVVGNSLLLQLHGSQISRKVGSTIEIISSHSNTDMLNLK; encoded by the exons ATGGCTACTCATCTTTTCAGACTTCCTCTCTTCTCGCAACCCAAGCTCTCCTTCAATCACACGCCTAATCATGCACTCCACTTCATTTCTCCTCTGCCGGCAAAACGACATCGCACCCGCAACCGCCACCGTCGTCGAATTCTCCGGCCACCGTTCTCTGTTTCGAACTCCTTCGGCACCGAGATTGGCTCGCCGGAATTTTCTCTCCTTCAAAGCAGGAGAGAGGCCAAAGACTCGCCGGTTCTGCTCGACGTCACCGGAATGATGTGCGGCGCGTGCGTCTCCCGAGTCAAAAACATCCTCTCCGCTGACGACCGAGTTGACTCGGTCGTGGTCAACATGTTGACCGAGACCGCCGCCGTCAAGCTGCGGCGGATCGAGGAGGAACCGGCGAGCGTCGCGGAGAGCCTCGCTCTGAGACTGAGCGATTGCGGATTTCCGACGAAGAGGAGGGCGTCGAGCTCGGGAGTGACGGAAAACGTGAGGAAGTGGAAGGAGTTGGTGAAGAAGAAGGAGGAATTGGTCGTTAAGAGTCGAAGCCGCGTCGCGTTCGCTTGGACATTGGTCGCATTGTGCTGCGGATCGCACGCTTCGCATATTTTCCACTCCTTGGGGATTCACATTGCTCACG GACCGCTTATGGAGATTCTTCATAGTTCATACTTGAAAGGTGGTTTAGCTTTGGGGTCTCTATTGGGACCAGGACGAG AGTTACTCTTTGATGGCCTAAACGCATTTAAGAAGGGGTCGCCTAATATGAACTCTCTCGTGGGATTTGGTTCTGTAGCTGCTTTCATCATTAGTTCG ATCTCGCTACTTAACCCCGGCCTGGCATGGGATGCATCATTCTTTGATGAACCG GTCATGCTTCTTGGTTTCGTGCTTCTGGGACGTTCTCTGGAGGAAAAGGCAAGGATTCAGGCATCTAGCGATATGAATGAACTGCTT TCACTGATATCCACTCAGTCAAGACTTGTGATTACTTCAACAGAAGGTTCACCTTCTACTGACACTGTGCTTTGCTCTGATGCAATTTGTGTTGAAGTCCCAACTGATGATATTCGAGTAGGGGATTCTGTGTTGGTGTTGCCTGGAGAAACTATTCCTATAGAT GGAACGGTCATTTCAGGAAGAAGTGTTATAGATGAATCCATGCTTACAGGGGAATCACTTCCTGTATTTAAGGAGAAAGGGCTCACAGTTTCAGCAGGAACTATAAATTGG GATGGTCCTTTAAGGATTGAAGCTTCTTCAACTGGCTCCAACACTATGATATCGAAGATTGTACGCATG GTTGAGGATGCTCAATCACGTGAAGCACCTGTACAAAGGCTTGCAGATTCAATAGCAGGGCCATTTGTATACAGTGTAATGACTTTGTCAGCAGCAACATTTGCATTTTG GTATTTTGTAGGATCACACATATTTCCTGATGTTTTGCTCAACGATATTGCTGGCCCAGAAGGAGATCCTTTGTTGTTGAGTTTAAAACTATCCGTAGATGTTTTG GTTGTTTCTTGTCCATGTGCACTGGGTCTTGCTACGCCCACAGCAATCTTGGTTGGCACCTCACTTG GGGCAAGAAAAGGACTTCTTATTAGGGGAGGGGATGTGCTGGAACGCTTGGCTGGAATAAATTATATTGCTCTAGACAAg ACAGGAACCCTTACCAAAGGAAAACCAGTTGTGTCGGCCATAAGCTCTATCCTTTATGGAGAATCTGAAATTCTTCGGCTTGCTGCTGCAGTGGAGAAAACAGCATCTCACCCAATAGCAAAGGCTATTGTCAATAAAGCTGAGTCATTAGAGTTGGTACTTCCCGTTACAAAGGGACAGTTGGTTGAGCCAGGTTTTGGAACTTTAGCAGAAGTTGATGGGCATCTGATTGCAGTTGGGTCTTTAGAATGGGTTCATGAACGCTTCCAGACAAGAGCGAACCCATCTGATTTGACAAATCTGGAGAATAGTTTGATGAATCATTCATTGAATACAACATCTTCAAAGTATTCAAAAACTGTTGTCTATGTTGGACGTGAAGGAGAAGGCATCATTGGTGCGATTGCCATATCTGACACTGTGCGTGAAGATGCTGAATCTACTATAACAAG GCTCAAGCAGAAGGGGATTAAAACAGTCCTCTTGTCAGGAGACAGGGAAGAGGCAGTTGCAACTGTAGCAGATACAGTTggaattgaaaatgattttgtcAAAGCATCTTTGTCTCCACAACAGAAATCTGGATTTATTTCCTCTCTGAAAGCTGCTGGACATCATGTTGCAATG GTAGGTGATGGGATAAATGATGCACCCTCTTTGGCTGTGGCTGATGTTGGGATTGCTCTGCAGAATGAAGCTCAAGAGAATGCTGCCTCGGatgcagcatctatcatacttctggGGAACAAAATTTCACAA GTTGTCGATGCGCTAGACCTAGCACAGGCAACAATGGGAAAAGTGTACCAAAATTTGTGTTGGGCGGTCGCATATAATGTTGTTGCCATTCCCATTGCTGCTGGTGTTTTACTTCCCCATTTTGACTTTGCCATGACACCGTCACTTTCAG GAGGACTGATGGCTCTGAGCTCCATCTTCGTGGTTGGCAACTCACTGCTTCTACAGCTTCATGGGTCTCAGATCTCTAGAAAGGTTGGGTCAACTATAGAAATCATATCTTCCCATTCGAACACAGATAtgcttaatttaaaataa
- the LOC100795363 gene encoding LRR receptor-like serine/threonine-protein kinase ERECTA: MAFRFGLLLLVSLLCLDSISSVNSHVGETLLEIKKWFRDVDNVLYDWTDSTSSDYCVWRGVTCDNVTFNVVALNLSGLNLEGEISPAIGRLNSLISIDFKENRLSGQIPDELGDCSSLKSIDLSFNEIRGDIPFSVSKMKQLENLILKNNQLIGPIPSTLSQVPNLKILDLAQNNLSGEIPRLIYWNEVLQYLGLRGNNLVGSLSPDMCQLTGLWYFDVRNNSLTGSIPENIGNCTTLGVLDLSYNKLTGEIPFNIGYLQVATLSLQGNKLSGHIPSVIGLMQALTVLDLSCNMLSGPIPPILGNLTYTEKLYLHGNKLTGLIPPELGNMTNLHYLELNDNHLSGHIPPELGKLTDLFDLNVANNNLEGPVPDNLSLCKNLNSLNVHGNKLSGTVPSAFHSLESMTYLNLSSNKLQGSIPVELSRIGNLDTLDISNNNIIGSIPSSIGDLEHLLKLNLSRNHLTGFIPAEFGNLRSVMDIDLSNNQLSGLIPEELSQLQNIISLRLEKNKLSGDVSSLANCFSLSLLNVSYNNLVGVIPTSKNFSRFSPDSFIGNPGLCGDWLDLSCHGSNSTERVTLSKAAILGIAIGALVILFMILLAACRPHNPTSFADGSFDKPVNYSPPKLVILHINMTLHVYDDIMRMTENLSEKYIIGYGASSTVYKCVLKNCKPVAIKKLYSHYPQYLKEFETELETVGSVKHRNLVSLQGYSLSTYGNLLFYDYMENGSLWDLLHGPTKKKKLDWDLRLKIALGSAQGLAYLHHDCSPLIIHRDVKSSNILLDKDFEPHLADFGIAKSLCPSKTHTSTYIMGTIGYIDPEYARTSRLTEKSDVYSYGIVLLELLTGRKAVDNESNLHHLILSKTANDGVMETVDPDITTTCRDMGAVKKVFQLALLCTKKQPVDRPTMHEVTRVLGSLVPSITLPKQTDSTQVLLPDSQSSAKMQCYKDEYANLKTPHLVNCPSMSTSDAQLFLKFGEVISQNSH; this comes from the exons aTGGCGTTTCGGTTTGGACTACTCCTTCTGGTTTCTCTTCTTTGTTTGGATTCAATTAGTTCCGTGAATTCACACGTCG GAGAAACGTTGTTGGAGATAAAGAAGTGGTTCAGGGATGTGGATAACGTCCTGTATGACTGGACAGACTCAACTTCTTCTGATTATTGTGTTTGGAGAGGTGTTACGTGTGATAATGTCACTTTCAACGTGGTTGCACT caATCTTTCGGGGTTGAATCTTGAGGGCGAAATTTCACCTGCAATAGGGAGACTTAACAGCTTGATCTCTAT TGATTTCAAGGAAAACCGTTTATCTGGCCAGATACCTGACGAACTTGGTGATTGTTCCTCTTTGAAAAGCAT AGACTTGTCATTTAATGAGATTCGGGGAGATATACCGTTTTCGGTTTCAAAGATGAAACAGCTGGAAAATCT aattttgaaaaataatcagCTAATTGGACCAATCCCTTCAACACTCTCTCAGGTTCCTAACTTGAAGATTCT AGACCTGGCACAGAATAATCTTAGCGGGGAGATACCAAGACTTATATATTGGAATGAAGTTTTGCAATATCT TGGCTTGCGAGGTAACAATTTGGTGGGTTCACTTTCTCCAGACATGTGCCAGTTAACTGGATTGTGGTATTT TGACGTGAGAAACAATAGCTTGACGGGCAGTATTCCTGAAAACATAGGCAATTGTACTACTTTAGGGGTCTT GGATTTATCCTACAACAAGCTAACCGGAGAGATACCATTCAATATTGGGTATCTGCAAGTAGCAACTCT GTCATTGCAAGGCAATAAACTCTCAGGGCATATTCCATCAGTGATTGGTCTGATGCAAGCGCTTACTGTCTT AGATTTGAGTTGTAACATGTTAAGTGGACCAATCCCTCCTATCTTGGGAAATTTGACCTACACAGAAAAATT GTATTTACATGGAAACAAGCTGACTGGCCTCATCCCCCCAGAACTTGGAAATATGACAAACCTTCACTATTT GGAATTGAATGACAACCATTTAAGTGGACATATCCCACCTGAGCTTGGAAAGCTTACTGATTTGTTTGACTT AAATGTCGCCAACAACAACCTTGAGGGTCCAGTTCCTGATAATCTTAGCTTGTGTAAAAACCTCAACAGCCT CAATGTGCATGGGAATAAGCTGAGTGGAACAGTCCCCTCAGCTTTTCATAGCTTGGAGAGTATGACCTATCT GAATCTTTCTTCAAACAAGCTTCAAGGCTCCATTCCAGTTGAACTTTCACGGATTGGTAATTTGGATACACT GGatatatcaaataataatataattggtTCTATTCCTTCTTCCATTGGTGACTTGGAACATCTTCTGAAGTT GAATCTGAGCAGAAATCATTTAACAGGGTTTATTCCAGCAGAATTTGGAAATCTAAGAAGTGTCATGGATAT TGATCTTTCAAATAATCAACTCTCTGGCTTGATTCCTGAAGAACTTAGTCAGCTTCAGAACATTATATCCTT GAGACTAGAAAAGAACAAATTATCTGGGGATGTGTCTTCGCTTGCAAATTGCTTTAGTCTTTCTCTACT TAATGTCTCTTATAACAACCTAGTTGGTGTTATTCCCACAAGCAAGAATTTTTCCAGGTTTTCCCCTGACAG TTTTATTGGAAATCCTGGTCTTTGTGGTGATTGGCTGGATTTGTCTTGTCATGGGTCAAACTCTACAGAGCGAG TTACCTTGTCCAAGGCAGCTATCCTGGGAATTGCAATAGGCGCCCTTGTGATTCTTTTTATGATATTGCTAGCTGCTTGCCGACCACACAATCCAACTTCTTTCGCTGATGGATCTTTTGACAAACCAG TCAATTACTCACCTCCGAAGCTAGTGATTCTTCACATTAATATGACACTTCATGTGTATGATGATATCATGAGGATGACTGAAAACCTAAGTGAGAAGTATATAATCGGGTATGGTGCATCGAGTACAGTTTATAAATGTGTCCTTAAAAATTGCAAGCCGGTGGCTATCAAGAAGCTCTATTCCCACTACCCACAATACTTGAAAGAGTTTGAGACTGAGCTTGAGACAGTTGGTAGCGTTAAGCACAGAAATCTGGTCAGTCTCCAAGGCTACTCTTTGTCAACGTACGGAAATCTTCTCTTTTATGACTACATGGAAAATGGCAGTCTATGGGATCTTCTGCATG GACCTACCAAGAAGAAAAAGCTTGATTGGGATCTTCGTCTAAAAATAGCACTAGGATCAGCCCAAGGGCTTGCTTATCTACACCATGATTGCAGTCCACTCATCATTCACAGGGACGTGAAATCATCTAATATTTTACTAGACAAAGACTTTGAGCCCCATCTCGCTGATTTCGGCATTGCAAAAAGTCTATGCCCATCTAAGACCCACACTTCAACTTACATAATGGGCACAATTGGCTACATAGACCCTGAGTATGCTAGAACTTCCCGCCTCACTGAGAAGTCCGATGTGTATAGCTATGGTATCGTATTGCTTGAGCTTCTAACTGGGAGGAAAGCTGTTGACAACGAATCAAACCTCCATCATCTG ATTTTGTCCAAGACAGCTAATGATGGCGTAATGGAAACCGTTGATCCAGATATTACTACCACATGCAGGGACATGGGAGCAGTAAAAAAGGTTTTTCAGCTTGCTCTTTTATGCACAAAGAAGCAACCAGTCGATAGGCCTACAATGCATGAAGTGACTCGCGTGCTGGGAAGCCTTGTGCCATCCATAACCCTACCAAAACAAACTGACTCAACACAAGTGCTGCTACCTGATTCTCAGTCATCTGCTAAAATGCAATGCTACAAAGATGAATATGCAAATCTCAAAACTCCTCACTTGGTTAACTGTCCTTCCATGAGCACCTCTGATGCACAACTCTTCCTCAAATTTGGGGAAGTAATATCACAAAATAGTCACTGA